In Leptolyngbyaceae cyanobacterium, one genomic interval encodes:
- a CDS encoding response regulator produces MLVEDDPLLSATLTKVLAAHHYEIDLAIDGRAGLERATAVDYDLILLDVQIPKLDGISLCRQLRSQNYRKPILLLTANNTDADVVAGLDAGADDYIGKPCAPEVLLARMRTLLRRSEILSKGGTTGSSPALRWGDLCLDIAAGRVTFGETAISLTATEYNLLELFLRNPDRIFSRSAIIDRLWAVDDAPSDRAINTHIKDLRKKLKAGGLTDEIIETVYGMGYRLKPYPQSAPSDLQKSDLDLTSKDRSAQKPQSTKDAIDKVLQRFRGIFMERVALLEQAKTALLAGNLEARLQQAAKQEAHKLAGSLASFGYPEGSKLARSVEHLLINDRPFTPEEIARLSEAIAALHQELATPPINSKISPTPTTSSHRLLVVDDDVALTEQLKAESEAWGFRIKIAPNLTVARSYLALSMPDAILLDLSFPETQEDGLSLLREVTERSPHLPAIVFTGRGSLADRLAVSRLGAKQFLHKPATTEQIFQAIGRVLTKNQAFQAKVLIVDDDRAALIHLSALLAPWGLEIITLTEPQQFWEMLVTTSPNLVILDLEMPRVSGLELCQVVRQDILWGDLPILVVTGHSDADSLIRAFAAGADDFITKPVLGPELVTRVLSRIERTRWR; encoded by the coding sequence TTGTTAGTAGAAGATGATCCATTGCTGAGCGCAACGCTGACAAAAGTATTGGCGGCACATCACTACGAGATCGATTTGGCGATCGATGGAAGAGCGGGGCTAGAACGAGCAACCGCAGTTGATTATGACTTGATTTTGCTAGACGTGCAGATTCCCAAACTAGATGGCATTAGTTTATGTCGCCAACTGCGATCGCAAAACTACCGCAAACCAATTCTGTTGTTGACCGCCAACAATACAGATGCAGATGTAGTGGCAGGTTTAGATGCGGGAGCCGATGACTATATTGGCAAGCCGTGCGCCCCAGAAGTCTTACTAGCCCGAATGCGAACGTTGCTGCGCCGCAGTGAAATACTATCGAAAGGCGGCACTACTGGCTCATCTCCTGCGCTGAGGTGGGGCGACCTGTGCTTAGATATCGCTGCCGGTCGAGTTACGTTTGGCGAAACAGCCATTTCACTGACCGCAACCGAATATAATCTACTGGAATTATTTTTGCGAAATCCCGATCGCATTTTCAGTCGCAGCGCCATTATCGATCGTCTGTGGGCAGTCGATGACGCACCAAGCGATCGCGCAATTAATACTCATATAAAAGATCTCCGAAAAAAACTCAAAGCAGGCGGCTTAACCGACGAAATCATCGAAACAGTTTATGGTATGGGCTATCGACTCAAGCCTTATCCGCAATCCGCACCCTCCGATCTCCAAAAATCCGACCTCGATCTCACTTCAAAAGACCGATCTGCCCAGAAACCACAGTCTACCAAGGACGCGATCGACAAAGTACTACAACGATTTCGGGGCATATTTATGGAGCGAGTTGCCTTATTAGAACAAGCAAAAACTGCTCTGTTAGCAGGCAATTTAGAAGCCCGATTACAGCAAGCCGCCAAGCAGGAAGCCCATAAATTGGCAGGTTCTCTAGCATCTTTCGGTTATCCCGAAGGATCGAAATTAGCCCGCTCGGTAGAGCATTTGCTGATCAACGATCGTCCTTTCACCCCGGAAGAAATCGCCCGGTTATCCGAAGCGATCGCTGCATTACATCAGGAGTTAGCCACACCCCCGATTAACTCAAAAATTTCACCAACACCTACCACTTCATCTCATCGGTTGTTAGTAGTTGACGATGATGTAGCCTTAACCGAGCAATTAAAAGCCGAATCAGAAGCTTGGGGATTTCGCATCAAAATCGCCCCCAATCTAACAGTTGCCCGATCGTATCTTGCCCTGTCAATGCCTGACGCGATTTTACTAGATTTAAGTTTTCCAGAAACGCAAGAAGATGGATTGAGCTTATTGCGAGAAGTCACCGAAAGATCGCCTCACCTACCGGCGATCGTCTTTACCGGACGCGGTAGCCTTGCCGATCGCTTAGCAGTATCCCGTTTAGGAGCCAAACAATTTCTGCATAAACCTGCCACCACCGAGCAAATTTTTCAAGCGATCGGGCGTGTCTTAACCAAAAACCAAGCTTTTCAAGCCAAAGTCTTAATTGTTGACGACGATCGAGCCGCCTTAATTCACTTATCCGCATTACTCGCACCTTGGGGTTTAGAAATAATAACTTTAACCGAACCCCAACAATTTTGGGAAATGCTCGTAACCACTTCCCCCAACCTAGTCATACTCGATCTGGAGATGCCGCGAGTAAGCGGACTGGAGTTATGTCAAGTAGTGCGACAAGATATCTTATGGGGAGATTTGCCGATTTTAGTCGTCACCGGTCACAGCGATGCAGATTCCCTAATCCGCGCTTTTGCCGCCGGTGCCGATGATTTCATCACTAAACCCGTTTTGGGCCCAGAACTCGTGACGCGAGTACTCAGCAGGATCGAGCGCACTCGCTGGCGGTAA
- a CDS encoding F390 synthetase-related protein, with protein MNDLLNILWHYFQTKYLRRFRNRSELLVWQDERVRDFLAYIVPKSPFYNKYYGGLGLQDWQTLPTIDKTVMMANFDVLNTVGIKKSEAFAIAEQAERSRDFNCNLHGFTVGLSSGTSGNRGLFLVSKKERLAWAGAILAKGLPKPILAKQSIAFFLRANSNLYETVNSRRIQFKYFDLFQPVENHIAELNRYAPDILVASPSMLRLLADATLMGELRISPLKIVAVAEVLDLLDEAYISQVFGQIVHQIYQCTEGFLASTCQYGTLHLNEDLMVIQKEYLDRDAGKFMPIITDFNRQTQPIIRYRLDDILTECRSPCACGSVLTAISSVEGRKDDIFYLPNQTGEKLVPFFPDFIRRAIIIASSEIAEYMVIQKSPNLMEISLKVSKGLRTEIEMKVTRSLEDLFARSHCQIPQILYSEYQPKTQPYQKLRRVKREFDFNPS; from the coding sequence ATGAATGATCTATTAAATATACTTTGGCATTATTTTCAAACAAAATACTTGCGGCGATTTCGTAATCGTTCAGAATTGTTGGTATGGCAAGATGAACGAGTACGTGATTTTCTAGCATATATCGTACCAAAATCACCGTTTTATAATAAGTATTATGGTGGTTTAGGTCTGCAAGATTGGCAAACTTTGCCCACAATCGATAAAACTGTGATGATGGCTAATTTTGATGTTTTAAATACAGTAGGTATCAAAAAGTCGGAAGCTTTTGCTATAGCAGAACAAGCTGAAAGAAGCCGGGATTTTAACTGTAATTTACATGGTTTTACGGTTGGGCTTTCTTCGGGAACTAGTGGTAATCGAGGTTTATTTTTAGTTAGTAAAAAGGAACGGCTGGCTTGGGCTGGGGCTATTTTAGCAAAAGGATTACCTAAACCTATTTTAGCTAAACAATCTATTGCTTTTTTCTTGAGAGCAAATAGTAATTTATACGAAACTGTAAATAGTCGGCGGATTCAGTTTAAGTATTTTGATTTATTTCAACCTGTAGAAAATCATATTGCAGAATTAAATCGTTATGCTCCAGATATTTTAGTGGCTTCCCCATCAATGTTGCGTCTGTTGGCAGATGCAACATTGATGGGGGAGTTAAGGATATCGCCGCTGAAAATAGTTGCTGTGGCAGAAGTTTTAGATCTGTTGGACGAGGCATATATTTCTCAGGTATTCGGGCAAATAGTACATCAAATTTATCAATGTACTGAGGGTTTTTTGGCAAGTACTTGTCAGTATGGGACTCTGCATTTGAATGAAGACCTTATGGTAATTCAAAAAGAGTATTTGGATCGGGATGCGGGGAAGTTTATGCCGATTATTACTGATTTTAATCGCCAAACTCAACCGATTATTAGATATCGTTTAGATGATATTTTAACTGAATGCCGGAGTCCTTGTGCTTGTGGTTCTGTGCTGACGGCAATTTCAAGTGTTGAAGGACGAAAAGATGATATTTTTTATTTGCCTAATCAAACTGGTGAAAAGTTAGTTCCCTTTTTTCCAGATTTTATAAGGAGAGCGATTATTATTGCTTCGTCAGAAATTGCCGAATATATGGTGATTCAGAAGAGTCCTAATTTGATGGAAATATCTTTAAAAGTGTCTAAAGGATTGCGAACTGAAATAGAGATGAAAGTAACTCGCTCTTTGGAAGATTTATTTGCGCGATCGCACTGCCAAATTCCTCAAATACTTTACTCGGAATACCAACCAAAAACTCAACCTTATCAAAAACTCCGGCGAGTAAAGCGAGAATTTGATTTCAATCCTAGCTGA
- a CDS encoding MBL fold metallo-hydrolase, whose translation MIKINFFQAGYCIHPEAIVIQGGRWKISNFPSICALISHPQFGYILYDAGYSHRFFQETRNFPFRLYALMTPVYFQSEDGISAQLQTEGISPEAIQYIIISHFHADHVGGLSDFPNAKFVCFQSAYNAVKSRQGFRALKAGFLPGLMPSNFVERAIFVESKNQVSLPSAYAPFDTGFDIFGDGSILAVELPGHATGQLGLFVTDRDNQTYFLIADACWLRRAYQEFIAPHPIANILFSNRGEYVDTLQKIHQLHKLNSAIKIIPTHCQDTWEKLKLQRYE comes from the coding sequence ATGATAAAAATAAATTTTTTCCAAGCTGGATATTGCATTCACCCAGAGGCAATTGTAATTCAAGGTGGGAGATGGAAAATTTCCAATTTTCCGTCGATATGCGCCCTCATTTCTCATCCTCAATTCGGATATATTTTGTATGATGCTGGTTATTCTCACCGCTTTTTTCAGGAAACTCGAAATTTTCCGTTTCGTCTTTATGCTTTGATGACACCTGTTTATTTTCAGTCAGAAGATGGCATTTCTGCTCAATTGCAAACGGAAGGGATCTCGCCGGAAGCAATTCAATATATTATTATTTCCCATTTTCACGCGGATCATGTCGGAGGTTTATCTGACTTTCCTAATGCTAAGTTTGTATGTTTTCAATCTGCTTACAATGCAGTTAAATCTCGGCAAGGTTTTCGCGCGTTAAAAGCTGGGTTTCTCCCCGGTTTGATGCCATCAAATTTCGTGGAACGTGCTATTTTTGTAGAGAGTAAAAATCAGGTATCTCTGCCTTCTGCATATGCACCATTTGATACTGGGTTTGATATTTTTGGCGATGGTAGTATTCTAGCAGTTGAATTGCCCGGTCATGCTACGGGGCAATTGGGTTTATTCGTAACAGATAGAGATAATCAAACTTATTTTCTAATTGCTGATGCTTGTTGGTTGCGTCGCGCTTATCAGGAGTTTATTGCTCCCCACCCAATAGCGAATATACTGTTTTCTAACCGAGGAGAATATGTGGATACCCTGCAAAAAATTCATCAATTACATAAATTAAATTCGGCAATTAAAATTATTCCTACCCATTGTCAAGATACTTGGGAAAAATTAAAGCTTCAGCGTTATGAATGA
- a CDS encoding NAD-dependent epimerase/dehydratase family protein, with the protein MEKVLVTGGTGFLGKQLAFKLQALGYDVSVLGRNRFIGNQLSARGLQFLPVDLTNKEAIIAACKGQDYVFHCGALSSPWGKYQNFYNANVLGTRNIIRGCQTYGIQRLIHVSTPSVYFDFSHRLNISENDHLPSKLANHYAETKLLAEAEVKQAHQQGLPVITIRPRGIFGPGDTTILPRLIKANNQTGIPLIDEGKAYIDMTYVDNVVDALLLCQNAPSHLLGRIFNITNGEPMYLADLLEMLMKKLDYPVKLKPISYQTASWVAATMEFLSNTLFLSREPLLTRYTVGLLAFSQTLDITAAKVELGYQPKIGIEEGLDMFVKWWKKERDF; encoded by the coding sequence ATGGAAAAAGTTTTAGTGACTGGCGGAACCGGATTTTTAGGCAAGCAACTTGCCTTTAAATTGCAAGCACTAGGTTATGATGTAAGCGTACTAGGTCGTAACCGCTTCATAGGAAATCAATTATCAGCACGAGGATTGCAATTTTTACCAGTCGATTTAACAAATAAAGAAGCAATAATTGCGGCTTGTAAAGGGCAAGATTATGTCTTTCATTGCGGTGCTTTATCTTCACCTTGGGGCAAATACCAAAACTTTTATAATGCTAATGTTTTAGGGACGCGAAATATTATTCGAGGTTGTCAAACTTATGGTATCCAACGGCTAATACACGTTTCTACCCCTAGTGTTTATTTTGATTTTTCCCATCGTTTAAATATTTCTGAAAATGACCATTTGCCCTCAAAATTAGCCAATCACTATGCTGAAACAAAATTATTAGCAGAAGCAGAGGTTAAGCAAGCACACCAGCAAGGATTACCAGTAATTACCATTCGCCCTCGCGGTATTTTTGGCCCCGGAGATACGACGATTTTACCCAGGTTAATTAAGGCAAATAATCAAACCGGCATACCTTTGATTGATGAGGGTAAAGCTTACATCGATATGACTTATGTGGATAACGTAGTTGATGCTTTACTGCTATGTCAAAACGCACCAAGTCATTTGTTAGGAAGGATTTTTAACATTACTAATGGTGAACCTATGTATCTGGCTGATTTGTTAGAAATGTTAATGAAAAAACTCGATTATCCTGTTAAACTAAAACCAATTTCTTATCAAACCGCCTCTTGGGTAGCTGCGACGATGGAATTTCTATCAAATACGCTGTTTTTGAGTAGAGAACCTTTGCTAACTCGCTACACGGTGGGGTTACTTGCTTTCAGTCAAACTCTGGATATTACTGCTGCTAAAGTAGAATTAGGTTATCAACCTAAAATTGGGATTGAGGAAGGCTTGGATATGTTTGTAAAATGGTGGAAAAAAGAGCGGGATTTTTAG
- a CDS encoding PAS domain S-box protein yields MRLDRLFLSYGVAIGSTAIALVVTRWLEPFLLQTIGAFFYFAIVVSARYGGFPGGNFAVALSILAIDYFFLPPKHQLAIDSPENVLQLGIFLLVAQGINLLASHLERRKQTETLLHRQLKQQSAVIEISQRIRQSLNLPEILQTIAEEARRFLQCDRVLIFQIEPDNRGTILVQSLDPACNAISSQHTFAPSIDNEQIELFKQGSVIAQTDIETARITPRDREMLASLQVKANLVVPIWQGKNLWGLLIVHQRAAPRHWETSEIELLRQLSAQVSTAVQQANLLQQVQKEALRLQTLFNTSFDGIAILDREGKVLDANPRFAEMLGYTSEEIANLTPFDWDAHFTSEEIEQMMGEWIDVKNRVFQTRHRRKDGSIYDVEISVSVTKWQGEIFRFCICRDITEQKKAEIALQESQLQLQRQLAEIETIYQSAPIGLNVLDTDLRFVRINQRLAEINGFSVAAHIGRTVRELLPDLADAAEQILLPILETGQPLLNVEIVGETPAQPGVQRTWLENFLPLKDGDRVIGISTVCEEITDRKQAQIALQQLNEELEQRVMERTAELTEINERLLVTLIEKERAYQLVKEQAQLLDLAHDSIITWDVNSVITFWNKGAELMYGWTKAEALGQVTHDLLKTQLPKPLAEIQGELFAKGYWEGTIIHFTKDDRPITVSSRWVTQKDDTGKVINILEINNDISDRKRIEKALQESEEKFRQLAENINAVFWMTDIKKRQILYVSDVYEQLWQGKCEDVYRNFYVWLEAIHPEDRPLVEAASIEQQTTGRSDTEYRIVRPDGSLRWIRDRAFAVRDETGTIWRMAGIAEDISDRKQAEQLLELQAVIVRNMAEGICLIRADNGSIVYANPKFEQMFGYDPGELDNQHVSIVNYATESISAEDSYQAIRSAILENTEFSYEVHNIKKDGTPFWCSATCSVFKHPDYGDVLVAVQQDITKRKLAEEALLQKSRKEQLLFSITQALRQSLDLNQILNTAVTEVRQTLQADRTTVYRFHPDFSGDFVVESVGEDWVKLVGGDVQKIWQDTYLQETQGGRFRNKETFIVNDIYKAELQLCHIELLEQFQAKSYAIFPIFAGETLWGLLAVYQNAKPRNWQPWEIELLAEIASQLSIAIQQSELYRQLQNELQERKQAEATIREAERRWRSLLDNVQLIVVGLDRAGNVNYVNPFFLKLTGYTNDEVLGKNWFENFIPPATQQSIQTTFEEVINYHLHSYYRNAIFTKFGEEKFIAWNNTILQDAQGIAIGTISIGEDITEQQKIEKIKEEFIGIVSHELRTPLTAIQMSLGLLNVGIYDKKPEKSRRMIEIALIDTNRLVNLVNDILDLERLESGRAVLEKTVCKAADLLRQAVDGIQAIATQQQISLIVTPTDAEVWAAADAIVQALTNLLSNGIKFSPPNSAIRLSAENQIDYVLFQVSDRGRGIPADKLELIFGKFQQVDASDSREKGGTGLGLAICQSIIERHGGKIWAESVLGEGSTFFFTLPLN; encoded by the coding sequence GTGAGACTCGATCGACTATTTTTATCTTACGGAGTCGCGATCGGCTCGACAGCGATCGCGCTGGTTGTCACTCGCTGGCTGGAACCATTTCTATTGCAAACGATCGGCGCGTTTTTCTACTTTGCGATCGTCGTCAGTGCTCGGTATGGTGGCTTTCCAGGGGGAAACTTTGCCGTCGCGCTTTCAATATTGGCGATCGATTATTTTTTTCTTCCCCCCAAACATCAACTCGCGATCGATTCCCCAGAAAACGTATTGCAATTAGGCATTTTTCTGCTGGTGGCGCAGGGAATTAATTTACTCGCCAGCCACCTGGAACGGCGCAAGCAAACAGAAACCTTGCTGCATCGCCAATTAAAGCAACAAAGCGCGGTAATCGAAATCAGCCAGCGCATTCGTCAATCCCTGAATTTACCAGAGATCTTGCAAACGATCGCCGAGGAAGCGCGGCGCTTTTTGCAATGCGATCGCGTCCTGATCTTCCAAATCGAACCCGACAATAGGGGAACCATTCTCGTACAATCCCTCGATCCGGCTTGCAATGCCATCTCATCCCAGCATACCTTCGCTCCTTCGATCGACAACGAACAGATCGAACTTTTCAAACAAGGCTCAGTCATTGCCCAAACAGATATCGAAACCGCCCGAATTACTCCCCGCGATCGCGAAATGCTAGCAAGTTTGCAAGTAAAAGCAAATTTAGTCGTCCCGATTTGGCAAGGAAAAAATCTCTGGGGTTTGCTGATCGTTCATCAACGTGCAGCACCCCGTCACTGGGAAACTTCAGAAATAGAATTACTCCGGCAATTATCGGCACAAGTTAGTACTGCTGTTCAACAAGCCAATTTACTCCAGCAAGTACAAAAAGAAGCACTTCGCCTCCAAACCCTTTTTAATACCTCTTTTGATGGCATCGCCATCTTAGATCGCGAAGGAAAAGTATTGGATGCCAATCCTCGATTTGCCGAAATGCTCGGTTACACCTCAGAAGAAATTGCCAACCTCACCCCTTTTGATTGGGATGCTCATTTCACCTCAGAAGAAATCGAGCAGATGATGGGTGAGTGGATCGACGTTAAAAATCGAGTGTTCCAGACTCGTCACCGACGAAAAGATGGCTCGATCTACGATGTCGAAATCAGTGTTAGCGTAACGAAATGGCAAGGAGAAATTTTTCGATTTTGCATTTGTCGAGACATTACAGAGCAAAAAAAAGCCGAAATTGCTCTCCAAGAAAGCCAATTACAATTGCAGCGACAACTGGCGGAAATCGAAACCATTTACCAATCTGCTCCCATCGGTTTGAACGTTTTAGACACCGACCTCCGGTTCGTGCGAATCAACCAGCGACTAGCAGAAATAAATGGGTTTTCCGTAGCAGCACATATCGGTCGCACGGTGCGCGAATTATTACCGGATCTGGCTGATGCTGCCGAACAAATATTGCTTCCGATCTTGGAAACCGGACAACCGCTTTTGAATGTGGAAATTGTCGGGGAAACGCCAGCGCAACCAGGGGTGCAGCGTACTTGGTTAGAGAATTTCTTACCATTAAAAGATGGCGATCGCGTGATAGGCATCAGTACTGTTTGCGAAGAAATTACCGATCGCAAACAAGCGCAAATTGCTTTACAACAATTGAATGAGGAACTTGAGCAAAGAGTAATGGAAAGAACCGCCGAACTAACCGAAATAAACGAGCGTTTATTAGTTACTTTAATCGAAAAAGAACGCGCTTATCAATTAGTCAAAGAACAAGCCCAACTTTTAGACCTCGCCCACGACAGCATTATCACTTGGGATGTAAACTCGGTCATTACTTTTTGGAATAAAGGAGCCGAGTTGATGTATGGCTGGACGAAAGCCGAGGCATTGGGGCAAGTAACGCACGATTTGTTAAAAACTCAACTTCCCAAACCATTAGCAGAAATTCAAGGCGAACTGTTTGCCAAAGGTTATTGGGAAGGTACAATAATTCATTTTACTAAAGACGATCGCCCGATTACCGTATCCAGCCGTTGGGTTACCCAAAAAGATGATACGGGTAAAGTAATTAATATCCTGGAAATTAACAACGATATTAGCGATCGCAAACGAATCGAAAAAGCGCTGCAAGAAAGCGAAGAAAAGTTTCGTCAGTTGGCAGAAAACATCAATGCAGTTTTTTGGATGACAGACATCAAAAAACGGCAAATTCTCTACGTGAGCGATGTTTACGAACAGCTTTGGCAAGGTAAGTGCGAAGATGTTTATCGAAACTTCTATGTTTGGTTAGAGGCGATTCACCCAGAAGATCGACCGCTGGTGGAAGCTGCATCGATCGAACAGCAAACCACCGGGCGATCGGATACTGAATATCGGATCGTCCGTCCTGATGGTTCGTTGCGTTGGATTCGCGATCGCGCATTTGCAGTCAGAGATGAAACCGGAACGATCTGGCGCATGGCTGGGATTGCTGAAGATATTAGCGATCGCAAACAAGCCGAACAATTGTTAGAACTTCAAGCCGTGATCGTCCGCAATATGGCGGAAGGCATTTGTTTAATCAGAGCCGATAATGGATCGATCGTCTACGCTAATCCTAAATTCGAGCAAATGTTCGGCTACGACCCCGGCGAACTCGACAATCAGCACGTTTCGATCGTAAATTACGCCACTGAATCCATCAGTGCTGAAGATAGCTACCAAGCTATTCGTTCAGCCATCTTAGAAAATACTGAATTCTCTTATGAAGTTCATAATATCAAGAAAGACGGTACTCCATTTTGGTGTAGCGCCACTTGTTCTGTATTTAAACATCCCGACTACGGCGATGTTTTAGTGGCAGTTCAACAAGACATTACCAAGCGGAAGCTGGCGGAAGAAGCTTTATTACAGAAATCCCGAAAAGAACAGTTACTCTTTTCTATTACTCAAGCGCTCCGCCAATCTTTAGATCTCAATCAAATTCTCAATACCGCCGTTACGGAAGTAAGGCAGACATTACAAGCCGATCGCACTACTGTTTACCGCTTTCATCCCGATTTTAGCGGCGATTTTGTCGTAGAATCAGTTGGCGAAGATTGGGTAAAACTGGTAGGAGGCGATGTTCAAAAAATTTGGCAAGATACCTATTTGCAAGAAACTCAAGGTGGTCGTTTCCGAAATAAAGAAACTTTTATAGTTAACGATATTTATAAGGCAGAGCTTCAACTTTGTCATATTGAATTGTTAGAACAATTTCAAGCCAAAAGTTACGCGATTTTCCCCATTTTTGCCGGAGAAACTCTTTGGGGTTTATTAGCCGTTTATCAAAATGCTAAACCCCGTAATTGGCAACCGTGGGAAATTGAGTTACTCGCAGAAATTGCCAGCCAGTTGTCGATCGCGATCCAACAATCCGAACTGTACCGACAACTTCAAAACGAACTGCAAGAGCGCAAGCAAGCCGAAGCCACCATCCGAGAAGCCGAACGACGCTGGCGATCGCTATTAGATAACGTGCAGTTGATCGTGGTCGGGCTGGATCGCGCGGGAAATGTCAATTACGTCAATCCTTTCTTCTTGAAACTTACGGGTTATACTAACGACGAAGTATTAGGTAAAAATTGGTTTGAAAATTTCATACCTCCAGCTACTCAACAATCAATTCAAACCACTTTTGAGGAAGTCATAAATTATCATCTTCATTCCTATTACCGAAATGCTATCTTCACGAAATTCGGTGAGGAAAAATTCATTGCTTGGAATAATACGATACTGCAAGATGCCCAAGGTATCGCGATCGGAACGATCAGCATAGGCGAAGATATCACCGAACAACAAAAAATTGAAAAAATCAAGGAGGAATTTATTGGCATTGTCAGTCACGAACTGCGTACTCCTCTCACAGCAATTCAAATGTCGCTAGGACTATTGAACGTGGGAATTTACGATAAAAAACCAGAAAAATCCCGCCGCATGATCGAGATTGCTCTCATCGATACCAATCGTTTGGTGAATCTGGTTAATGATATTTTAGATTTGGAGCGCCTGGAGTCCGGGCGGGCGGTTTTGGAAAAAACTGTTTGCAAAGCCGCAGATTTGCTCCGGCAAGCAGTCGATGGCATCCAGGCGATCGCAACTCAACAGCAAATCTCGTTAATCGTTACCCCCACCGATGCAGAAGTTTGGGCAGCAGCAGATGCGATCGTTCAAGCATTGACAAATTTGCTTAGTAATGGTATAAAGTTTTCTCCTCCTAATTCTGCAATTCGCCTCAGCGCTGAAAACCAAATAGACTACGTATTGTTTCAAGTTAGCGATCGCGGACGGGGAATTCCTGCGGATAAGCTAGAACTCATTTTTGGCAAATTTCAGCAAGTTGACGCCTCGGATTCCCGCGAAAAAGGAGGAACTGGCTTAGGATTAGCTATTTGTCAGAGTATTATAGAGCGGCATGGTGGAAAAATCTGGGCTGAAAGCGTTTTGGGTGAAGGCAGTACGTTTTTCTTCACCTTACCGCTCAACTAA
- a CDS encoding glycosyltransferase — MNTLFLIIGIVFLIERIWKYTKIQQFFQSAPNHNITETNQTISILQPILSGDPTLWDCLAKNLQMKTNYQTEFIWLIDEDDWAALDGCEKLINQYPHTNVRLISLPLPSDGISPKTFKLIVGLKESKSDIVVVLDDDTILPDYGLEECLPYLNQPDVGLAFGLPYYINFSNFWSSLVSCFVNGNSLLTYIPYTFLIHPFTINGMFYAIKKDVLVKIGGFAGLENAICDDYAMAKRFRSQGYLLAQTPLRHGISTQVENASHYFNILNRWLIFPQASIMKSATIGELSLFYTLVLLPNFFPLLTVIYLLVFPSIYSLVFSLLYFGFNAYMMIDLNRKYLNKATPNNKMIWILLIQIILPFQIIASLLSPRKINWRGHIMEINREGGFKFVQRRQG, encoded by the coding sequence ATGAATACTCTATTCTTAATAATTGGGATCGTATTTTTAATTGAAAGAATCTGGAAATACACCAAAATACAACAATTCTTTCAATCAGCACCAAACCATAATATTACCGAAACAAATCAAACCATTTCTATTTTACAACCTATTCTTAGCGGCGATCCGACTTTGTGGGATTGTTTGGCAAAAAATTTGCAAATGAAAACCAATTATCAAACAGAATTCATCTGGTTAATTGATGAAGATGACTGGGCAGCTTTAGACGGTTGTGAAAAACTAATTAATCAATATCCCCATACCAATGTCCGTTTAATTTCCCTACCGCTACCCTCAGACGGCATTAGTCCCAAAACATTTAAACTAATTGTTGGTTTAAAGGAATCGAAAAGCGATATTGTTGTAGTACTTGATGATGATACAATTCTACCAGATTACGGATTAGAAGAATGTCTTCCCTACTTGAACCAACCTGATGTTGGGCTTGCTTTTGGATTACCTTATTATATTAATTTTAGTAATTTTTGGTCTAGTTTAGTATCTTGTTTCGTTAACGGTAATAGTTTACTTACTTATATACCTTACACATTCTTAATCCATCCTTTTACAATTAACGGAATGTTCTATGCAATCAAAAAAGATGTCTTGGTAAAAATAGGAGGATTTGCGGGATTAGAAAATGCTATCTGCGATGATTATGCAATGGCAAAGCGTTTTCGTTCCCAAGGTTATCTACTTGCCCAAACACCATTGCGTCACGGTATCAGTACCCAAGTAGAAAATGCTTCCCACTATTTCAATATACTAAATCGCTGGTTAATTTTTCCCCAAGCATCAATCATGAAATCTGCGACAATTGGGGAACTTAGTCTTTTTTACACTTTGGTATTATTGCCTAATTTCTTTCCATTGCTAACGGTAATTTATTTGTTAGTATTTCCTTCAATTTACTCGCTAGTTTTCAGTTTGCTTTATTTCGGTTTTAACGCCTATATGATGATTGATTTAAATCGAAAATATCTAAATAAAGCAACACCTAATAATAAAATGATCTGGATTTTACTGATTCAGATTATCTTGCCATTTCAGATTATTGCGTCGTTGTTATCGCCTAGAAAAATAAATTGGCGAGGTCATATTATGGAAATCAATCGGGAGGGAGGATTTAAGTTTGTCCAGCGGCGACAAGGATAG